In Mycolicibacterium nivoides, the DNA window ACTTCGCGGCAGCACTTGCCCAGGGGCGTTCGCTCGAGCCTTTTGTCACCCGTCTCAACGAGATCCGGCGCCTGCACCCGGCCCTGCGTCAGCTGCGCACCCTCACCTTCCACCACGTGGACAACGACGCACTGCTGGCCTACAGCAAGTTCGACCCGATCACCGGAGACGCCGTGCTCGTGGTGGTCACGCTCAACCCGTTCAGCGCCGAGGAAGCCATGTTGTGGTTGAACATGGAGGCACTGGGTATGGAATCACATGACCGGTTCTGGGTACGCGACGAGATCACCGGCGAGGAATACCAATGGGGGCAGTCGAATTACGTCCGCATCGATCCCGCCAAGGCGGTGGCGCACGTATTGAACATGCCACTCGTACCCTATGAGCAACGACTGGGCTTGCTACGCAGGGAATGAGAACGAAATGACGAGAAGCAACCACCTCACCGACCTACAACTGCGGCCCGACCCATCCGACATCCAGCGGCTGCTGATCGGACAGCACCACGATCCGCATTCGGTGCTCGGCGCCCACGAATACAGCGGCCGGACCGTGATCCGGGCCTATCGCCCACACGCCTCCAAGGTCGTGGTGGTGATCGGGGGTGACCGATTCCCCATGCAGCACATCGACTCCGGGCTTTTCGCGGTGTCCGTTCCATTCACCAACCTGGCCGACTACCGTCTGGAAATCGGCTATCCCGGCGCGGACGAATCGATCTTCACCCACACCACGGCGGATGCCTACCGGTTCCTGCCAACACTCGGCGAACTCGACCTTCACCTGTTCGCCGAGGGACGCCACGAGCGTCTGTGGGAGATCCTGGGCGCGCACCCGCGCAGCTTCACCACTCCCGATGGCGTCGTGGACGGCGTGTCCTTCGCGGTGTGGGCCCCGAACGCCAAGGGCGTCAGCGTGATCGGTGATTTCAATCACTGGGACGGCAACGAGGCGCAGATGCGGGTGCTGGGCTCGTCGGGGGTCTGGGAGTTGTTCTGGCCCGGCTTCCCTGCCGACGGTCTGTACAAGTTCCGCGTGCACGGCGCCGGCGGGGGCACCACCGACCGCGCCGACCCGATGGCTTTCGCCACCGAGGTACCTCCGCAAACCGCATCCCGGGTCACCACCAGTTCCTACACCTGGAACGACGGCGAGTGGATGGCGCGGCGCGCTGCGCAGAACCCGGTGTTCGAACCGATGAGCACCTACGAGGTGCATCTGATGTCCTGGCGCCCGGGGCTCAGCTACCGGCAACTGGCCACCGAACTGACCGAATACGTTGTGGAACAGGGCTTCACCCACGTCGAGATGCTCCCGGTGGCCGAGCATCCGTTCGGTGGTTCGTGGGGCTACCAGGTGACCTCCTACTACGCCCCGACGTCCCGGCTGGGAACTCCCGACGACTTTCGGTTCCTGGTGGATTCGCTGCACCGGGCCGGGATCGGAGTGATCGTCGACTGGGTGCCGGCCCACTTCCCCAAGGACGCCTGGGCGCTGGGCCGTTTCGACGGCACCCCGCTCTACGAACATTCCGACCCGCACCGCGGCGAGCAGCTCGATTGGGGCACCTACGTTTTCGACTTCGGCCGGCCCGAAGTGCGCAACTTCCTGGTCGCCAACGCGTTGTACTGGCTGAAGGAGTATCACGTCGACGGACTACGCGTCGACGCGGTGGCCTCGATGCTCTATCTCGACTACTCCCGCCCCGCTGACGGCTGGACGCCCAACATCCACGGTGGCCGGGAGAATTTGGAGGCGGTGCAGTTCCTGCAGGAGATGAACGCCACCGTGCACAAGGTGACACCGGGAATCGTCACCATCGCCGAGGAGTCGACCTCCTGGCCCGGTGTGACCCGCCCGACCAACCTTGGCGGCCTTGGTTTCTCGATGAAATGGAACATGGGCTGGATGAACGACACGCTCGACTACGTCAGCCATGACCCGGTGCACCGCAGCTATCACCACCACGAGATGACGTTCTCGATGCTGTACGCCTTCAGCGAGAACTACGTGCTGCCCATCAGCCACGACGAGGTCGTGCATGGCAAAGGCACGCTCTGGACCCGGATGCCCGGCGGCGACCATGCCAAGGCCGCGGGACTGCGCAGCCTGCTGGCCTATCAGTGGGCCCACCCGGGCAAGCAACTGTTGTTCATGGGCCAGGAATTCGGCCAGCGGGCCGAGTGGTCGGAAGAGCGCGGGCTGGACTGGTTTCAACTCGACGAGCAGGGCTTCTCCGGCGGCGTGCAGCGGTTGGTGCGCGATCTCAACGCGATCTATCGCAGCCACCCGGCGCTGTGGAGCCGCGACACCAGCCCCGAGGGCTACTCCTGGATCGACGCGAACGACTCGGCCAACAACGTGTTGAGCTTCCTGCGGTTCGGTGCCGACGGTTCCGTGTTGGCGTGTGTGGTCAACTTCGCCGGCAGCGAGCACAGCCAGTACCGGCTGGGACTGCCGCACGCCGGTGCCTGGCAGGAGGTGCTGAACACCGACGCGACCATCTACAACGGGTCGGGCATCGGGAACTTCGGCGCGGTGCAGGCCACCGACGAACCGTGGCACGGCCGCCCGGCCTCGGCGGTGATGGTGCTGCCGCCGCTGGCGATGCTGTGGTTCGAGCCCGCCTGAGGCGCTCTAGTACAGCGCGTTGGCCAGATTGCGACGGCCGGCGACCACCTCGGGATCGGCCGGGTCGAACAGGTCGAACAGCTCGACGAGCCGGGTGCGGACCTTCGTCCGGTCGTCGCCCGCAGTGCGCTTGATCAGCGCGATGAGCCGATCGAAGGCCGCGGACACGTTCTGGGCCAGAATCTCGGCGTCAGCAGCGGCGAATGCCGCCTCGATGTCGTCGGGAACTGCGTCGGCAGCGGCCACCGCGTCAGGGCGCTGTGCGCTTGCCCGCTGCAGGAACGCGATCTGCCCCACCGCGCCCTTGGCCTCGGTGTGGTTGGGCTGTGCGTCGAGAATCGCCTGATAGGCGGCAGCCGCTGCGTCGAAGTCCCCTTCGTCCAGGTGGGCCCTGGCCGCGGCCAGCTCCGGATCGACCTGCTCTGGCTCATCGTCACCGGAACCGGACCCGGGCAGCTTGCCCGCGGTCGCCTCGAGCAGCGAATCGACCCAGCGACGAAGTTCGTCAGCCGGCTGAGCGCCCTGGAAGCTGGCGATCGGCTGTCCCCCGGCGAGCGCAACTACGGTGGGCACGCCCTGGATGCCGAACATCTGCGCCACCCTCGGGGTGGTGTCGACGTTGACCAGTGCCAGGGACCACTTGCCGTTGTCGGCCGCAGCCAGACCCGCCAGGGTGTCCCCCAGCGCGGCACTGGAATCGCTGCGCGGCGACCACAGCAGCACCACCACCGGTACCTGGCCCGAGCGGACCAGCACCTCGGCTTCGAAGTTGGCTTCGTTGACCTCTGTGACGTTGGGGCCGCCGGCGGCGCTTGGGCTGCCACCGCCCGCACCGCCCGTCGCGGGCCGCTGCTTGAGTGCCGAGAGGTCAACCGCGCCGGCCAGCGCCGGCCCGACAGAAGGTCGTGGACGAGTCACGCCACCAAGTCTGTCACGTTGTTTCGGGCACGGCGCCGCCCGGTTGGGGCACCAGGGCAGAACCGTCCACCGGAGCGAGGCGGACGGTCCGGTCTGCCCATATGACGAAGATCACGCTGCCCAAGGGCACGATGCTGGCCAGCAACGCCAGAATCCAGGTGCCCACGCCCCACTTGTGGGCAATGCCGACCAGCACGGCGGCCACCACGAAGGCGACGAAAACGCCACCGTGAATCGGGCCGAACACCTTGACTCCGATCTCGGTGCGGGGACTGCCCAGGTACTTGAAGTACATGCCGACCAGCAGACCGGCCCAGCTCACCGCCTCAGCGAGAGCGATGAGCCGGAACCAGCCCGAAACCGTGCGCAGGTCGAAGGAGCGTGTCATGGCCGCCATTGTGCCGGACCGGACGGCCAGCTACTACACGCCGTCGTTGATAGCTGTCAGCGACGCAGGATCAGCGCATCGCCCTGGCCACCGGCGCCACAGAGCGCGGCCACGGCGTAGCCGGAACCCTTGCGGGCCAGTTCCAGCGCGGCATGCAGCGTGATGCGGGCACCCGACATGCCGATCGGGTGACCGATCGCGATCGCGCCGCCGTTCACGTTCACCTTGGCCGGGTCGACGCCCAGCTCCTTGGTCGAGGCCAGCGAAACCGCAGCGAACGCCTCGTTGATCTCGAGCACGTCCAGCTGATCGACGCTGATGCCCTCACGCTCGACGGCCTTCTTGATCGCGTTGGCCGGCTGGCTCTGCAGCGTGGAGTCCGGACCGGCCACCACACCGTGCGCACCGATCTCACACAGCCAGTCCAGGCCCAGCTCCTGCGCCTTGGCCTTGCTCATCACCACGACCGCGGCCGCGCCGTCGGAGATCTGCGACGACGACCCGGCGGTGATGGTGCCGTCCTTGCGGAAGGCAGGACGCAGACCACCCAGCGATTCGGCTGTGGTGTTGGCACGGATGCCCTCGTCCTCGGCGAACTCGATCGGGTCACCCTTGCGCTGCGGAATCGACACCGGCACCACCTCGTCGGCGTACACCCCGTCCTTCCACGCCGCGGCGGCCTTCTGATGCGACTGGGCGGCGAACTCGTCCTGCTCGGCGCGGGTGAACTTGTCGACGTCGTTGCGCTGCTCGGTGAGCGCGCCCATGGGCTGGTCGGTGAACACGTCGTGCAGACCGTCGTAGGCCAGGTGGTCGACCAGCGTCGCATCGCCGTACTTGTAGCCCTCGCGGCTCTTGGGCAGCAGGTGCGGAGCCTGGCTCATGGATTCCTGGCCTCCGGCGACGACGACGTCGAACTCACCGGCGCGGATCAGCTGGTCGGCCAGGGCGATGGCATCGATGCCGGAAAGGCACATCTTGTTGATGCTCAGCGCGGGTACGTCCCAGCCGATGCCGGCGGCCACCGCGGACTGGCGAGCGGGCATCTGACCGGCCCCTGCGGTCAGCACCTGACCCATGATCACGTAGTCCACCAGCGAAGCATCGACCTTGGCCTTCTCCAGGGCGCCGCGAATCGCGATCGCGCCCAGGTCACTGCCGGAAAAATCCTTCAGCGAGCCCATCAATCTGCCAACCGGAGTACGCGCTCCAGCAACGATCACCGACGTGCGATTTTCCGCAGTCATTTCCTACCTCCAAAGCCGTGTCCAAGAGCTGTGTGGGCGATCACACATACGCAAACGTTCAGGTTGAGGTTACCGTTACGTTATGACCGCCGATCAGGTTGATGCCCGTCCCACACTCGCCTCGGCGCTGGTGACGGCGATCGATCATGTCGGTATCGCCGTTCCCGATCTGGATGCCGCCGCCAAGTGGTACCACGACAACCTCGGCATGATCGTCCTCCACGAGGAGATCAACGAAGAGCAGGGTGTACGCGAGGCGATGCTCTCGGTGCGCGGCGCGCCCAAGGGCAGTGCCCAGATCCAGCTGCTGGCCCCGCTGGACGAGAAGTCGACGATCGCCAAGTTCATCGACCGCAGCGGCCCCGGCCTGCAGCAACTGGCCTACCGGACCAGCGACATCGACGCACTGAGTGAGCGCCTGCGCAGCCAGGGCGTGCGGCTGCTCTACGAAGCCCCCCGCAAGGGCACCGCGAATTCGCGGATCAACTTCATCCACCCCAAGGATGCCGGCGGCGTGCTGATCGAGCTGGTCGAACCTGCCGCGGATTCAGAGCACTAAGACCACTTTCTCGTCGGGCCGCGATTGGCCCGATTCGCCCAGCAGGCGGTGTGCCAATGCCTGCGATCATCGACATCGCCGACATCGATCGGTACCACCACCACGTGCGCGGTAGCCACGCGAATCTCGTGGTCGCACCCAGGGCATCGATAGACCTTCACCGCACGCGATGCGGTGACCACCCGCACCTCGTAGTCGTAACCGTCGGGCCCGGTCTCGACCCGGCGTGACGGCGGCAAGGGCGCCAGCCGGCGGTGTTCGCGGGGCCGGCGGCGCATCAGAACAGCCGGTATTCGTCGCTGTCCATGCCCCGCATCTGGTCATAATCCAAAGTCACACAACGGATTCCACGATCATTGGCGAGGGTTCGGGCCTGGGGCTTGATCTGCTGGGCGGCGAACACCCCGGCCACCGGGGCCAGCACGGTGTCGCGGTTGAGCAGGTCGAGGTAACGCGTCAGCTGTTCGACGCCGTCGATCTCCCCGCGGCGCTTGATCTCCACGGCCACCGAGCGGCCCAGCTCGTCACGGCACATCAGATCGACCGGGCCGATCGCGGTCGGGTACTCACGGCGCACCAATGTGTAGCCCGCGCCCAGCAGCTCGACGTGCTCGGCCAGCAGTACCTGCAGGTGTGCCTCCACGCCGTCCTTCACCAGGCCGGGATCGACACCGAGTTCGTGGCTGGAGTCGTGCTCGACGTCCTCGACCGTGATGCGCAGCTGCTCGCCGGCCTTGTTCTCGACCACCCACACCAGTGCTCCCTCGCCGTCCTGCTCTACGAGCCAGCACGGCGGGCTCATCCAGTTCAGCGGCTTGTAGGCGCGATCGTCGGCATGGACACTGACCGAACCGTCGGACTTGAACAACAACAGCCTGCGGGCCGATGGGAGATGAGCGGTCAGCCGCCCGACGTAGTCGACGGTGCACTGGGCAATCACGAGGCGCACCCGATCCACCTTAAGGGCATCCGCAACGAACTAGGCTGACGCCACAATGAACTCCGACAAATCGCTGGCACGACGGCTGGGCCGCGTCCTTGAAGGTGTCACCCGCCAGAACAGCCGGATCCCGATCACCCCGGAGTACGGATCGTGGGTGCTGGGGCGGGTATCGGAGAGCCAGCGCCGGCGCAGGGTACGTATCCAGGTCATTCTCA includes these proteins:
- the glgB gene encoding 1,4-alpha-glucan branching protein GlgB, producing the protein MTRSNHLTDLQLRPDPSDIQRLLIGQHHDPHSVLGAHEYSGRTVIRAYRPHASKVVVVIGGDRFPMQHIDSGLFAVSVPFTNLADYRLEIGYPGADESIFTHTTADAYRFLPTLGELDLHLFAEGRHERLWEILGAHPRSFTTPDGVVDGVSFAVWAPNAKGVSVIGDFNHWDGNEAQMRVLGSSGVWELFWPGFPADGLYKFRVHGAGGGTTDRADPMAFATEVPPQTASRVTTSSYTWNDGEWMARRAAQNPVFEPMSTYEVHLMSWRPGLSYRQLATELTEYVVEQGFTHVEMLPVAEHPFGGSWGYQVTSYYAPTSRLGTPDDFRFLVDSLHRAGIGVIVDWVPAHFPKDAWALGRFDGTPLYEHSDPHRGEQLDWGTYVFDFGRPEVRNFLVANALYWLKEYHVDGLRVDAVASMLYLDYSRPADGWTPNIHGGRENLEAVQFLQEMNATVHKVTPGIVTIAEESTSWPGVTRPTNLGGLGFSMKWNMGWMNDTLDYVSHDPVHRSYHHHEMTFSMLYAFSENYVLPISHDEVVHGKGTLWTRMPGGDHAKAAGLRSLLAYQWAHPGKQLLFMGQEFGQRAEWSEERGLDWFQLDEQGFSGGVQRLVRDLNAIYRSHPALWSRDTSPEGYSWIDANDSANNVLSFLRFGADGSVLACVVNFAGSEHSQYRLGLPHAGAWQEVLNTDATIYNGSGIGNFGAVQATDEPWHGRPASAVMVLPPLAMLWFEPA
- a CDS encoding tetratricopeptide repeat protein; protein product: MTRPRPSVGPALAGAVDLSALKQRPATGGAGGGSPSAAGGPNVTEVNEANFEAEVLVRSGQVPVVVLLWSPRSDSSAALGDTLAGLAAADNGKWSLALVNVDTTPRVAQMFGIQGVPTVVALAGGQPIASFQGAQPADELRRWVDSLLEATAGKLPGSGSGDDEPEQVDPELAAARAHLDEGDFDAAAAAYQAILDAQPNHTEAKGAVGQIAFLQRASAQRPDAVAAADAVPDDIEAAFAAADAEILAQNVSAAFDRLIALIKRTAGDDRTKVRTRLVELFDLFDPADPEVVAGRRNLANALY
- a CDS encoding DUF3817 domain-containing protein, translated to MAAMTRSFDLRTVSGWFRLIALAEAVSWAGLLVGMYFKYLGSPRTEIGVKVFGPIHGGVFVAFVVAAVLVGIAHKWGVGTWILALLASIVPLGSVIFVIWADRTVRLAPVDGSALVPQPGGAVPETT
- a CDS encoding acetyl-CoA C-acetyltransferase produces the protein MTAENRTSVIVAGARTPVGRLMGSLKDFSGSDLGAIAIRGALEKAKVDASLVDYVIMGQVLTAGAGQMPARQSAVAAGIGWDVPALSINKMCLSGIDAIALADQLIRAGEFDVVVAGGQESMSQAPHLLPKSREGYKYGDATLVDHLAYDGLHDVFTDQPMGALTEQRNDVDKFTRAEQDEFAAQSHQKAAAAWKDGVYADEVVPVSIPQRKGDPIEFAEDEGIRANTTAESLGGLRPAFRKDGTITAGSSSQISDGAAAVVVMSKAKAQELGLDWLCEIGAHGVVAGPDSTLQSQPANAIKKAVEREGISVDQLDVLEINEAFAAVSLASTKELGVDPAKVNVNGGAIAIGHPIGMSGARITLHAALELARKGSGYAVAALCGAGGQGDALILRR
- the mce gene encoding methylmalonyl-CoA epimerase; this encodes MTADQVDARPTLASALVTAIDHVGIAVPDLDAAAKWYHDNLGMIVLHEEINEEQGVREAMLSVRGAPKGSAQIQLLAPLDEKSTIAKFIDRSGPGLQQLAYRTSDIDALSERLRSQGVRLLYEAPRKGTANSRINFIHPKDAGGVLIELVEPAADSEH
- the nucS gene encoding endonuclease NucS, giving the protein MRLVIAQCTVDYVGRLTAHLPSARRLLLFKSDGSVSVHADDRAYKPLNWMSPPCWLVEQDGEGALVWVVENKAGEQLRITVEDVEHDSSHELGVDPGLVKDGVEAHLQVLLAEHVELLGAGYTLVRREYPTAIGPVDLMCRDELGRSVAVEIKRRGEIDGVEQLTRYLDLLNRDTVLAPVAGVFAAQQIKPQARTLANDRGIRCVTLDYDQMRGMDSDEYRLF